Within the Platichthys flesus chromosome 16, fPlaFle2.1, whole genome shotgun sequence genome, the region aaacaaattaaatagatttttacTGTTAACAGGCCTGGAATCAGAAATGTCAATATTGAACCAGCAAATGTACTAACTGACTCGTCTGTCTGATCGCTGTCCAGACTTGGGTGAACTAAGTCGATTTGATCCAAAgctgtgtgaaatgtaaaatcatTCTTTTCTATCCACTCACTGTAGTCATAGTGTTTTTGCGCTTTAGAGGGCGTTTCCCCTCCTATGTCTTTTCTGCACTGGCGCTCTCGAGGTTGAACAGGGTTTGTAGAGAAGAGGGACGACTGGAACAATGCCTCCCGAATCTGTGGAGCATCTTTTTAACGAAacatgatatataaatatataggaaaaAGCCAATAATTCATCCACACGTGTCCCAAAATGACCTCACTGTTGAGTGATTTCACTACCTCACCCGGAAACGTTAACCATAATTCTGAGTCTATTCCAGTGCCTTGAATACACTGACTGTTCCCCAGTCTCTCAGCAATGTAAAGATCTCCTCCCAGCTCCACGCGGATAGGTTCAGATCTGCACTGAAGAGCTAATCAGTGCATCAAAAGTATCTCTATATTCTATACACACCGACAACTCTCCTCATTTCTGATTTTGGACATTGCAACAGACTTGTAACCATTGTATTCATGGCAACACCAACGGACTGTTTCAGAATGTACACAAATAGGACACCGAGGAGTATTCGGTCTTGTTTGTCATGGAATGGATGCATAACATTTATTTGTGCTGTTCGGCCCTCCgcctctctgtcgctctgtaaTTTGTAGTGTCTAATAAAATCCCAATTCTTTTCTGACATCTtatttctctgcttctctccatAAACAGGTTATCATTCATACAtgcatatatttgtttgtttatcttttatctAGGATGCTTAGTCGCCATTAATATTTAGACAGAAAAGGTCtaatactttattttttctttggcTGCCTGGTGAATTACAATGTAATTGGggactgttattattattggtgATGTTTTCACCCGTTTGTCTATTAACCTTTATTTATAGTCGAGTGATTCACAATGAGGTAGAGTGACAGGttacaataaaatacagatCTAGTGAATAAATTGACGCAGTATATGAATATgattcacagaaacacagaactaGAAGCAATTTGAAtcaagtaaaacacacaaacagaagattAAGCTAAATTGCTACAAACCACGGATTTAATTGCCTCAACTATCACTGACCAATGCAGCAGCCAAGCCATGTAGGATTCATGTATTCTCTGTCATGAATGAGACTCCTGTTTGGAGGCGCAGACGTGGGGCAgtaagatttttattgtcacatTAGAAAGGTGATACAGCAGAGGAGCATTCGTGATCATTATTCAGCACCATTAACAGCCACTGGAACAGACAAGAAGCAGTTTGTTTCTTTGCCCTGCAAAGGCCAGGATCAGGTTCTCACAACAAATCAGAATATACAAACATTACAAAACACAGTGGTTTAAGGAAATCATTACAAGGgccacaataacaaaacaaaagaaaataatcattCGGCTCCACTAGCAGGAAAGCAACAGAACGATGGTTTAATCAGGAGCCGTTTAGTGAATTTACAAAACAAGAGAATGAGGTTTGTcctcttcagaataaaacaccTTTTGTCATGTGATGCAAATCAAGGAGAGAATCAGTAGAAATGTAACACTGGACTACAGTACAAAGGtcgtgcacgcacacatgcacacactctctctacaGCACGctgttcacattaaaaacacagtggAACTTTTGTTGTTTATCAAACTGAAcagattatttttctctcaatTGGCTCAGTAACAAAAGTCCCACCTAACCACAAGGTTTCACCTTTGCACGTCCTGAAATGCTGCATCTGACCCCACTCCATCGCCAGGGGGCGCTAAATACTACCAGGATTGACTGTTCCCTGAAAACTGAGGACTACAAGTCAGAGATGAAGCATCAGTCATAtgggtgtgtatgtgcatcAGATGGactgaaaaatgaataaaaaattattaatatacgattaaaaaaaattcagaaaatgagaaacaaatgaCCGCTGCACATTCCTTGGTACACAACTAAGGAACATGTGGTTTTAGGGGGCAAGTgttgaaaaattatattttagtatttttgattaaattaaattttgcCAGTTTTAAACTATTCTCTTTTGCAAACGTCAGTTCTTTTACAGCTGCTTGTGTTTGGATACAGCTTTGTCTTTGCTtgttaaatgaaagaaaaatgttccTTCTTTTCAAAAGTAAAGCATCAAAACAAAGTATTATTTTAGtaatttgtggttgttttgagACCCAGCCAGGATTCTTAGCACCTCAAATCCCCAGTGTTTAAACCAGCAACTAAAATTAGGAAATCTCCAGTTTTCGACCCATATGTGGATGTGGAATGTGACGTTCATCAAGTGTTACAAAAGACGACCATCAATTATCTCAAATACTCATAAATGTGCCATGATTTACACTAAGAGTAAAAAGTAGAAATCCCCTCCCTCGCTGACTACATTGAGGTacaaaacagcttttaaagTAGCTTTTGTTCGTAAAGGAGACGCTGACAAAATCTGTTCTCCATGTTAGAAAACAGTAAACAATTCACTGTCAGTTTGTTCGTAAACTTTTTAAGCTGTCGCTGCCGCTTCTGTGGGCAGTTGAGGAGTCGTGTGCAAGCTCTGCAGCTTGGGATGACGGGCTCTCGCCGTGGTCACGAGTCGAGGAGGGCGTCGACACTGGGAGCCTTGTAGAGGTATTTCCAGATGGCATAGTAGTGCACGGCAGCAGCCAGCGCCACGAACACGTGCCAGATGGCGTGGGCGAAGGGAATGACGCCGTCACTTTTGAAGAAGAACACGCCGAGGCAGTAGATGAGTCCTCCGCAGGCAAGTTCATGGAGCCCCTCAGTGTTGCTCTGCAGATAAATGTATAGAACAAGAGACgttagaaaagaaaacaactctcTATGAATTATATCCAACatggaggtcatgttttcacccgtCTGTTGGTTTTCTTGTCAAAGTACTGAATGGATTTCAACAAGACTTGGTGGACAGATGGTACATGGGTCAAGAAATAACTCAATACATTTTGAATGGATCTCTACGAGGGgctggatccaggaattttcttCCCATTCTATATAgaacattttgacatttcactGATTATCcggagaataattcatggatcttgaagaaAAAGTAATCAGGCACATCGAGAGGACGGTTATCtaggagtgtgtgaaatttgtcAGCATGGAGTTAttttgcaaaaataaacattttcctgtACGTTTGGCCACATGCGCACGTTTCTGTGCCTCCATGAGTACATGCATGAGTACGCGTTTGAGAAACAACCTCCCAGCTTACTGTTACCGTGTGTAATGAGCACGCACTAGAATCCATGATCTCCATAAGCTCACTCAACGTGCTCAAAATGTTCTTGACTGGTATTTGTGCTgtagactttatcgccacctacaggcCAAACACGCTTGTTCGTAATTGCTTTCAAAAATTGGAACTATCCGCTCAACAGAATAGCCACAGTATTGTAGATGAGGCCTGAGGCAACTGTTGTGCCTTGGCTGAGTTATGTGCTCTACTACGTGACTTTGTGCTCTCATAAGCTTGTGGGTTCACATCACATGATGAGAAGCGGAAATAGGTTTCCATTACAATCTTTGAAAAGGCAGCTGATGAACATGTTTTTACAAAGTGGTGGAAAGGCTTTGACGACAGcttagaagaaaaataaattctttAACCATTTCAAATGTTACAGTGCAGAATGCAACAGAGCAAAAATGTGAAGTATAAAAAGTTGTTTCGTGATTTCCCACTGGACGGTTTAAATCCTACATGAGCTAGACGATGTTTCACTGCAgcctttattctgaaaaacTTCCTGTGCTGAAAAATGGTGTGAAACAATGTGCAGAGTAAGATCAGCCTGTTTAACACCATGTGGGGCCCAGAGCAGGATCTGAGTTGAGGATCAGTGTCTTCAACAGTTTGACCTTAACTGCTCATGTGAAATGAATTAATTTTGTGTATAATTGCCTGACAAAGTAATGATGTTAAGAAGTTGTTATGAAGCTAAAACCACGAGCGAAAGAATTCAaaattttaaaatacaataGCACTCCCTAGAGTCCataggcccaacagtccccttatgaaaccattaATTCAATATATCTGGATTTTtctttggatctgcaccaaatttcacgtagaaatcagttccctaaaaatgccttttttatcaagatccactaattattttataaaaaaaataatcaacttAAATGTTGGAAACCCCCAGCTGAAAAAAAACCTGGATCTGCCGCCTGATTCCAATCACCATCATTTACTGGATTTTCCTTGGACCCATACAGCCTTCATCCAGAGTAACTGGTTCAGTAGATTATTGTGATCCTGATGACTGGCAGTCAGACTAACGCAGACACAACCTCCTAATAGGTCATAATGAGGCTTATTAAATTCAAAGTTATCGAGACAGAAACCTCCTTGAAAACAAGACAGCAACAATGGGACTCTCTGTTTCAATTTAATAACACAACGTTCTTTAAAACCTGTCGCATGGATCATTTCCTGACATGGATCACTTTCTGTGTATTCATAATACTGAGTTCAAACCCTGTTAAATAACCTCACTCATCACACACTCAACAGCTCCAACCGAATGCAGGAACCTGCCGAGCTGCCGACGCGAGGATGCGTGACTGCAGATTACTTACCATTGACGTCACGACCAATGCAGGAAAAAAGCCCATCGTCAGATAGAAGGCCAGCTCAACAAGTTTATACCTGGGAAGAGAAcaaatttaaatacatgtttcacTGATGAAGTCCATGTGGcttcatttatcattttcaggaaatataaaaattagTAGATTAAAATATGCCAAGTTTTGCTAAGTTTGGATTCTAACTCCTGAGTTGCTGCCTCTCATTTGTGTTTGACTCGGGCAAACTAAGGTGAGTTTATAAAAGATATCATTCTCTCATTACACATTGAGTGTGAGGAAATATTTGTGTAGCGACTTGGTCGTACAATATTTCACACACTGCACAAAAAGGAAATATGTCACCAGAAAATTTGATTCTAAGCTTTCAGTAAAAGGCACAGTATTGTGAGTACACAGAAGTGTCTTGTTcaaagtctttttttaatcctaGTACACAAGTTGtattacacacacatgttagTTTTACTGCTATATTTTTTAGTTTCAGAATCATTTTATTGACTGATCTTATTTGCCTTCTtccaaatatgtttttatcctGTTCGACCAAGTGAAGCACTTTGTACCTGGGTTGTGAAAATTATTGACTCAACATTGCTTTATTATTCACGTTTATCATGATATCTTTATGATAAGTTTTCTGtctctaacacaaacacaaccacctACAGTAACATGAACTCACTTTTCATGATAGTTGAAGACGTAGATGGTTCCAGCAGCAGCCATTAACCACACAAACCAGCGCATGTGAGCCGCCATAGGACCGAGTTCCCGCAGGTTTAACCTGAGGAAACAGCACAGGAGTAATGTCTCCATGTATGAGACGatacacaccccccccccccccccccccccccaccagtaCTCTAGAAACTGACAACTGAGCGACACCCACCAAGGTGTGTAGGAGGCAGCAATGAAGAAATAGATGACCACTCTGTCACACATATGGAAACACTGTTCCATGGACctgtaacaacaaacaaacaaacaaacaggcggAAAGGTTACTACTTTTATACTCAAGgtctcttgtgtttttatgatcagaaataaaaaatcccTCTGGTTCACAGGAAGTCATGTTCCCACAGAAGTTTGACAATTACTGCCTGGACAAGCAATAACAAGTAAGCAAAGAATGCAGAGGCAAGAAGTCAAAGGCAGAATGTGATGTGGTGTTAGTGAAGCTGCTTCAAGTCAGTGGaacatgaacacaaatataCTGTCTTTACTAAAGCGATCACGTTACATAGTATTAGCATTATCAACTAgactcagggggggggggg harbors:
- the mmd gene encoding monocyte to macrophage differentiation factor isoform X1 encodes the protein MRGLKVHTTSLGRFMNRRASANCRYQPTCYEHAANCYTHAFLIMPAFVGMALLYRQSDNRWERITAWVYGMGLCALFLVSTVFHIITWKKSHMRSMEQCFHMCDRVVIYFFIAASYTPWLNLRELGPMAAHMRWFVWLMAAAGTIYVFNYHEKYKLVELAFYLTMGFFPALVVTSMSNTEGLHELACGGLIYCLGVFFFKSDGVIPFAHAIWHVFVALAAAVHYYAIWKYLYKAPSVDALLDS
- the mmd gene encoding monocyte to macrophage differentiation factor isoform X2, with amino-acid sequence MKRVNSFQRFMNRRASANCRYQPTCYEHAANCYTHAFLIMPAFVGMALLYRQSDNRWERITAWVYGMGLCALFLVSTVFHIITWKKSHMRSMEQCFHMCDRVVIYFFIAASYTPWLNLRELGPMAAHMRWFVWLMAAAGTIYVFNYHEKYKLVELAFYLTMGFFPALVVTSMSNTEGLHELACGGLIYCLGVFFFKSDGVIPFAHAIWHVFVALAAAVHYYAIWKYLYKAPSVDALLDS